The following are encoded together in the Phragmites australis chromosome 19, lpPhrAust1.1, whole genome shotgun sequence genome:
- the LOC133900668 gene encoding uncharacterized protein LOC133900668, with translation MFCSCSCDSVLVLDSCWAAARGNQRERDRERAAARKPNAKGSQDGLTPEQRRERDKKALEEKAAKKAQQAGAGGGGSSTDSKNKAAGGSKK, from the exons ATGTTCTGTTCTTGCTCTTGCGATTCTGTTCTTGTCCTTGACTCGTGTTGGGCCGCGGCACGCGGCAACCAGAGGGAGCGGGACCGCGAGCGCGCGGCGGCGCGGAAGCCTAACGCCAAGGGATCCCAGGACGGGCTCACCCCGGAGCAGCGCCGCGAGAG GGACAAGAAGGCACTGGAGGAGAAGGCGGCCAAGAAGGCGCAGCAGGCGGGGGCCGGCGGTGGGGGGTCCTCCACGGACTCCAAGAATAAGGCCGCCGGCGGCAGCAAGAAGTAG